From Aristaeella lactis, the proteins below share one genomic window:
- the sfsA gene encoding DNA/RNA nuclease SfsA: MRYRNITRGVFLDRPNRFIAHAEIEGRRETVHVKNTGRCRELLLPGAEVWLTAPGTEGRKTKYDLVAVRKDSGLLVNIDSQAPNAVVKEWLEKQEYDRVVPEYTYGDSRIDFYLERGEERTLMEVKGCTLEIDGIGYFPDAPTERGVKHLRELAKAVKKGYRAVIAFAIQMDGITEVRPNTGTHPEFGDAMREAREAGVEVLFLPCQVEPDGLTVK; encoded by the coding sequence ATGAGATACAGGAACATTACCCGGGGCGTTTTCCTGGACCGGCCCAACCGTTTCATTGCCCACGCGGAGATTGAAGGACGCAGGGAAACGGTTCATGTGAAGAATACCGGGCGATGCAGGGAATTGCTGCTGCCCGGGGCGGAGGTCTGGCTGACAGCCCCCGGAACCGAAGGACGAAAAACGAAATATGACCTGGTGGCGGTGCGAAAAGACAGCGGCCTGCTGGTCAACATCGACAGCCAGGCGCCCAATGCCGTTGTGAAGGAATGGCTGGAAAAGCAGGAATATGACAGGGTTGTTCCGGAATATACCTATGGCGATTCCCGGATCGATTTTTACCTGGAGCGGGGAGAAGAGCGTACCCTGATGGAAGTGAAGGGCTGCACGCTGGAGATTGACGGGATCGGGTATTTCCCGGACGCTCCCACAGAACGGGGCGTCAAGCACCTGCGGGAGCTGGCGAAGGCCGTGAAGAAAGGATACCGGGCAGTGATCGCCTTCGCGATCCAGATGGACGGGATCACAGAGGTACGGCCCAATACCGGGACCCATCCGGAATTCGGGGATGCGATGCGGGAAGCCCGGGAAGCAGGCGTGGAAGTGCTTTTTCTTCCGTGCCAAGTGGAACCGGACGGGCTGACGGTCAAATAA
- a CDS encoding DUF3267 domain-containing protein, whose translation MRVSIIYGILPFLLCLACLYLKKALYGEFPFDKPYVFVGILLGFCLIPVHELLHAVCCPPDSVAYYGISLNKFSAFCVCHYPMSRKRAIVMSLLPAILGIIPLILFCVFPISWKIPSAICWAAAAFGLLSPSPDYMDVHYILKQVPKQAYIQSNNSGWFWYK comes from the coding sequence ATGCGTGTTTCGATTATATATGGAATCCTTCCCTTTCTGCTCTGTCTGGCCTGCCTGTACCTGAAAAAGGCATTGTATGGAGAATTTCCTTTTGATAAACCATACGTCTTTGTGGGTATTCTCCTGGGGTTCTGTCTGATCCCCGTTCATGAGCTGCTTCACGCTGTATGTTGTCCTCCGGATTCTGTTGCTTACTACGGCATCAGTCTGAACAAATTCTCAGCCTTCTGTGTGTGTCATTATCCCATGAGCAGGAAAAGGGCGATTGTCATGTCACTCCTCCCTGCAATACTGGGGATCATTCCACTTATCCTGTTTTGCGTTTTCCCCATTTCATGGAAGATCCCCTCGGCTATTTGCTGGGCGGCTGCCGCCTTTGGCCTGCTTTCCCCGTCACCGGATTATATGGACGTCCATTACATTCTCAAGCAGGTTCCGAAACAGGCATATATCCAATCCAACAATTCCGGCTGGTTCTGGTATAAATAA
- a CDS encoding polysaccharide deacetylase family protein, with protein MANMIMRFPGGLPKALTLSYDDGVEQDEKLIAIAEKYGLKGTFNINSGCFPPEGTTYAPGTIHRRMPLNQLKEVYAKSSWEIAAHAYTHASLVGLPANIAAEEVLRDRKELESLFDTVIRGFAYPYGAFDDQSVGVLKSCGICYARTVQSTRDFHLPKDWLRLQATCHHNDPELMNLAEKFVKARNWWDPMLFYLWGHSYEFEANDNWDVIERFAQAVSGKEDIWYAANIEIYDYCRAFSQLVFNTAMTLCVNPTARDLWFAYGEKEVHIPAGSTVSF; from the coding sequence ATGGCCAATATGATCATGCGTTTCCCGGGCGGCCTGCCCAAGGCGCTTACCCTAAGCTACGATGACGGTGTGGAACAGGATGAAAAGCTGATCGCCATCGCGGAGAAATACGGGCTGAAGGGCACCTTCAACATCAACAGCGGATGCTTCCCGCCGGAAGGGACCACCTATGCTCCCGGAACCATCCACCGGCGTATGCCCCTGAACCAGCTCAAAGAAGTATACGCAAAAAGCAGCTGGGAGATCGCTGCCCACGCTTATACCCACGCCTCCCTCGTGGGCCTTCCCGCCAACATTGCGGCGGAGGAAGTACTCCGGGACCGGAAAGAACTGGAAAGTCTCTTCGACACGGTGATCCGTGGCTTTGCCTATCCCTACGGCGCCTTTGATGACCAGAGTGTCGGGGTCCTGAAAAGCTGCGGCATCTGCTACGCGCGGACCGTGCAGTCCACCCGTGATTTCCATCTGCCGAAGGACTGGCTCCGCCTGCAGGCCACCTGCCACCATAATGATCCGGAACTGATGAATCTCGCGGAAAAATTTGTCAAAGCCCGGAACTGGTGGGATCCCATGCTCTTTTACCTCTGGGGCCACAGTTATGAATTTGAGGCCAATGATAACTGGGATGTGATTGAGCGCTTTGCCCAGGCTGTCAGCGGCAAAGAGGATATCTGGTACGCGGCCAACATCGAGATTTATGACTACTGCCGGGCGTTCAGCCAGCTGGTTTTCAACACAGCCATGACGCTCTGCGTCAATCCCACCGCACGGGACCTGTGGTTCGCGTACGGTGAAAAGGAAGTACACATTCCCGCCGGAAGCACCGTCTCCTTCTGA
- a CDS encoding zinc dependent phospholipase C family protein translates to MSFQMIHMEIAYRVMEKLSLTEGREAFMLGSVAPDAVHMRADYTVESKIHSHLFEGCGPWGETRDNDRWLRNMDRFWETFGEAVSDPRRRMLVAGILTHCITDYWNDISIWTATRREYVPPMDPGQFRETFYTEAKAIDKWLYHTSAHTGEIRSLLAAAEEESLTDYFTAEDTAKIKKHLLNVQYNAPVPDISGFTYYPRPKLERFLADVPEDIARRLRAKGITGSLLSLP, encoded by the coding sequence ATGTCCTTTCAGATGATCCACATGGAGATCGCCTACAGGGTTATGGAAAAGCTCAGCCTCACGGAAGGCCGGGAAGCCTTTATGCTGGGTTCTGTTGCCCCGGATGCCGTCCATATGCGGGCGGATTATACCGTTGAAAGCAAGATCCACTCCCATCTGTTTGAGGGCTGCGGCCCCTGGGGTGAAACCCGGGACAACGACAGATGGCTGCGGAACATGGACCGGTTCTGGGAAACCTTTGGGGAAGCGGTGTCGGATCCCCGCAGAAGGATGCTTGTCGCCGGCATCCTCACTCACTGCATCACCGATTACTGGAATGATATCAGCATCTGGACCGCCACCCGGCGGGAGTACGTTCCGCCCATGGATCCCGGCCAGTTCAGGGAGACATTCTACACTGAAGCGAAAGCCATCGACAAATGGCTTTACCATACCAGTGCCCATACGGGAGAGATCCGTTCCCTGCTCGCTGCGGCAGAGGAAGAAAGCCTCACGGACTATTTCACAGCGGAAGACACCGCGAAGATCAAAAAACACCTGCTGAACGTCCAGTACAATGCCCCTGTGCCGGATATCTCCGGCTTCACGTATTACCCCCGTCCAAAGCTTGAGCGGTTCCTCGCTGATGTCCCGGAGGACATTGCCCGCAGGCTCCGTGCCAAAGGGATCACGGGCAGCCTCCTCTCCCTCCCCTGA
- a CDS encoding EAL domain-containing protein codes for MQYISEFCIAAVMGTAVLFALYFLKRNYDTPHNRLFFCMVVINLLASALNIVSIDSISHPEQYTPFFRDAINLTYLWLYNLLAGVFMLYADNVTKIPQIKTPVRIFFFSVHLLETFLIFTSPTTRWIAYFDENLLYCHGILHPLLYAIAYAEILAGLLFYAACRKRFNHYQKVSVFWYAVVNFIAQIFQIIFPRYVIGNFMTTLSLFFLFIAFENHAYYLFQTTMCYNRYAFITTVRRLQKRRTPYQIMALNMDYIRTSAVASRPSTIDQLTILLAERVDSAFAGKVYVLSNECFAIIEEDASPSWGQSAREKIQEYFSAPFVLTLQDKTETTRISPLIRTIRVTERFPDGYALLDYLTGTENTSSAALSDETVDTVLESMRHDQQILHMIDKALENRTFKVFYQPILEVSSGTYRSAEALIRLRDGNGSFVNPEELIRVAEKNGRINAVGLFVFEEVCRMIRDRDTKSLGINCIQVNLSPRQLREPSLADDLLGMLQKYGLSTDAINLEITETAEITRSEKEQVVSFMERMREEGVAFSLDDYGSGFATIGTLLTYPVNIVKFDRDILWKAMTEPSAMTILKTSLSAVKGIGKRAVVEGVETKEMEQMLRENDCDYMQGFLFSRPLAEENFIRFIREHNPDEGE; via the coding sequence ATGCAATATATAAGCGAGTTCTGCATTGCAGCAGTAATGGGTACTGCGGTGCTTTTTGCGCTGTATTTCCTGAAACGGAACTATGATACGCCGCATAACCGGCTCTTTTTCTGCATGGTCGTCATCAACCTGCTTGCCTCCGCGCTGAATATCGTTTCGATCGACAGCATATCCCACCCCGAACAGTATACCCCCTTTTTCCGGGATGCAATCAACCTTACTTACCTGTGGCTGTATAACCTGCTGGCCGGCGTTTTCATGCTGTACGCGGATAATGTCACCAAGATCCCGCAGATTAAGACTCCTGTCCGGATCTTCTTCTTTTCGGTCCATCTCCTGGAAACCTTCCTGATCTTTACCTCCCCCACCACAAGGTGGATCGCCTACTTTGACGAAAACCTGCTGTACTGTCACGGGATTCTCCATCCTCTGCTTTACGCCATTGCCTACGCGGAGATCCTGGCCGGCCTGCTTTTCTACGCCGCCTGCCGGAAGCGCTTTAACCATTACCAGAAGGTCTCCGTTTTCTGGTATGCCGTGGTCAATTTCATCGCACAGATCTTCCAGATCATTTTCCCCCGTTACGTCATCGGCAATTTCATGACGACCCTGAGCCTGTTTTTCCTCTTTATCGCTTTTGAGAATCACGCGTATTACCTGTTCCAGACCACAATGTGCTATAACCGCTACGCGTTTATCACCACGGTCCGCCGCCTGCAGAAGCGCAGGACACCGTATCAGATTATGGCCCTGAACATGGATTATATCCGCACTTCCGCCGTTGCCTCCCGTCCCTCCACCATTGACCAGCTGACGATTCTCCTTGCGGAACGGGTTGACAGCGCTTTTGCCGGGAAGGTCTACGTCCTGTCCAATGAGTGCTTCGCGATTATTGAGGAGGACGCCTCTCCGTCATGGGGCCAGTCCGCGCGGGAAAAGATACAGGAATACTTTTCCGCCCCCTTTGTCCTCACCCTGCAGGATAAAACAGAAACCACGCGGATTTCACCCCTGATCCGGACGATCCGCGTTACGGAGCGTTTCCCGGACGGCTACGCTCTCCTGGATTACCTGACCGGCACGGAAAACACATCTTCCGCCGCCCTGTCCGACGAAACGGTGGACACCGTCCTGGAGTCCATGCGTCATGACCAGCAGATCCTTCACATGATCGATAAGGCCCTGGAAAACCGGACTTTCAAAGTCTTTTACCAGCCGATCCTGGAGGTTTCCTCCGGCACCTACCGCAGTGCGGAGGCTTTGATCCGTCTCCGGGACGGCAACGGATCCTTTGTCAACCCGGAGGAACTGATCCGCGTCGCGGAGAAAAACGGGCGCATCAACGCCGTAGGCCTGTTCGTTTTTGAAGAAGTATGCCGCATGATCCGGGACCGGGATACGAAGAGCCTGGGCATCAATTGCATCCAGGTCAATCTGTCCCCCCGCCAGCTGCGGGAACCGTCCCTCGCGGATGACCTGCTGGGTATGCTTCAGAAATACGGTCTTTCCACGGATGCCATCAACCTGGAGATCACAGAAACCGCCGAGATCACCCGGTCGGAAAAGGAACAGGTGGTCTCCTTCATGGAGCGCATGCGCGAGGAGGGTGTTGCCTTCAGCCTGGATGATTACGGCTCCGGCTTCGCCACCATCGGTACGCTCCTGACCTATCCGGTGAACATTGTAAAGTTTGACCGGGATATTCTCTGGAAAGCCATGACGGAGCCTTCCGCCATGACCATCCTCAAAACCTCCCTCAGTGCGGTCAAGGGTATCGGTAAAAGAGCCGTGGTCGAGGGCGTGGAAACAAAAGAAATGGAGCAGATGCTCCGGGAAAACGACTGCGACTATATGCAGGGCTTCCTCTTCTCCCGTCCTTTGGCTGAGGAGAACTTTATCCGCTTTATCCGGGAGCATAACCCGGATGAGGGAGAATGA
- a CDS encoding pyridoxamine 5'-phosphate oxidase family protein, with translation MFRPMRRIRQQISEAECIRILQEEKRGILSMYGEDGYPYGIPMNHWYNAEDGKLYFHGAKCGHKMDAVTKDNRVSFCVHDAGYRKEGEWALNIRSVVVFGRISPVTDEEKAKAICASLCRKFTDDEEYIRRELENALPRVQCLELTIDHMTGKLVNES, from the coding sequence ATGTTCAGACCCATGAGACGGATCAGACAGCAGATCAGCGAGGCGGAATGCATCCGGATTCTGCAGGAGGAAAAGCGAGGCATCCTTTCCATGTACGGGGAGGATGGCTATCCTTACGGCATTCCCATGAACCACTGGTACAACGCGGAGGACGGGAAGCTGTATTTCCACGGAGCCAAATGCGGGCATAAAATGGATGCGGTCACGAAGGACAACCGGGTGAGCTTCTGTGTGCATGACGCCGGATACAGAAAAGAAGGCGAATGGGCGTTGAATATCAGAAGCGTTGTCGTTTTCGGACGGATCAGCCCGGTTACCGACGAGGAAAAGGCGAAAGCGATCTGCGCCAGCCTGTGCAGAAAATTTACGGATGATGAGGAATATATCCGGAGAGAGCTGGAAAACGCGCTGCCCAGGGTGCAGTGCCTGGAGCTGACCATTGACCATATGACCGGAAAGCTTGTAAACGAATCCTGA
- a CDS encoding VOC family protein: MSRQNDDRDFQTVAGLSHAAIRTRNIQDSILYYTDVLGLREAFRMYREDGSIGTVYLFLARGQYLELFPDGTREKNAGPDVIGVCHLCLMTKDIRRSYDAVKAAGGPLDSEIRRGNSKCWMFWTHDPDGTEIEVMEMPPESLQAQADKRLENDERQEGKTCSDP; this comes from the coding sequence ATGAGCAGGCAGAATGATGACCGGGATTTTCAGACGGTTGCGGGGTTGAGCCATGCGGCCATCCGCACACGAAATATTCAGGACAGCATCCTGTATTACACAGACGTGCTTGGACTGCGGGAGGCTTTCCGTATGTACAGGGAGGATGGCTCCATAGGCACGGTCTATCTGTTCCTGGCACGGGGCCAGTACCTGGAGCTTTTTCCGGACGGTACCCGGGAAAAAAACGCCGGACCGGATGTGATCGGTGTGTGCCATCTGTGCCTGATGACAAAGGATATCCGCCGGTCCTATGACGCTGTGAAAGCAGCCGGAGGGCCGCTGGATTCAGAAATCAGGAGAGGGAACTCCAAATGCTGGATGTTCTGGACCCATGATCCGGACGGGACGGAGATCGAAGTGATGGAAATGCCTCCGGAATCCCTGCAGGCCCAGGCGGATAAGCGGCTAGAGAATGATGAAAGGCAGGAAGGAAAAACATGTTCAGACCCATGA
- a CDS encoding YdcF family protein — translation MKLNRLAIILVICIAVAAVIPAVTGEETQALIQSQIERAVVSYAAAGTRDEQALSALASLDPSLGEKWTRIMDLWDAPVSVNEQLPDDLPDDDSLCLAALGFQLNPDGTMREELVERLKVLKAASEQYPNALIVCTGGGTAAEDPAATEAGRMAEWLESQGVNPSRIIVEDHSLTTAQNAIYTFDILNEQYPQVRQIAIISSDYHIATGTLLFGAEAILRSSDIEVVSNAAWQAPSGTLSTMFQAGALIELSGDVKTAFEIYYDTYDIHELPPLQGK, via the coding sequence ATGAAGCTTAATCGGCTTGCAATTATACTTGTTATCTGCATTGCTGTCGCGGCTGTGATTCCTGCCGTCACCGGGGAAGAAACCCAGGCGCTGATCCAGTCTCAGATTGAACGGGCTGTTGTTTCCTACGCAGCCGCCGGGACACGGGATGAGCAGGCGTTGTCGGCTCTTGCTTCTCTCGATCCATCCCTTGGAGAGAAATGGACACGCATTATGGATCTTTGGGATGCGCCTGTTTCAGTCAATGAGCAGCTTCCGGACGATCTGCCGGATGATGATTCGCTGTGCCTGGCAGCCCTCGGTTTCCAGCTGAATCCGGATGGGACAATGCGGGAAGAACTGGTTGAGCGGCTGAAAGTGCTGAAGGCCGCATCAGAGCAGTATCCCAATGCGCTGATTGTCTGTACCGGCGGCGGTACAGCTGCTGAGGATCCTGCAGCCACAGAGGCTGGCCGGATGGCGGAATGGCTGGAATCGCAGGGTGTGAATCCTTCCAGGATCATCGTCGAGGATCACTCCCTGACAACCGCGCAGAACGCCATTTACACCTTCGATATTTTGAATGAGCAGTATCCTCAGGTCCGACAGATCGCGATCATCTCCAGCGATTATCATATTGCTACCGGAACACTGCTGTTCGGTGCGGAAGCGATCCTGAGGAGCAGCGATATTGAGGTCGTCAGCAACGCCGCGTGGCAGGCACCCAGTGGCACACTGTCCACCATGTTCCAGGCCGGTGCGCTGATCGAATTGTCCGGAGATGTGAAAACAGCCTTTGAGATCTATTATGACACATATGATATCCATGAACTGCCGCCGTTGCAGGGGAAGTGA
- a CDS encoding STAS domain-containing protein, whose product MIIQEQIEDGVLIAAPEGELDTLHSPELERFLASRYDQVRQVIFDMEKVSYISSAGLRVLIQAYKIMKEKDGVLLRNVTSPQVQEILTLTGYARVLKNG is encoded by the coding sequence ATGATCATTCAGGAACAGATAGAAGATGGTGTTCTCATAGCGGCACCGGAAGGCGAACTGGATACGCTGCACTCACCGGAACTGGAAAGATTCCTTGCCTCAAGATATGACCAGGTCCGGCAGGTTATCTTTGACATGGAAAAAGTAAGCTATATTTCTTCCGCAGGTCTCCGTGTACTGATCCAGGCCTATAAGATCATGAAAGAAAAAGACGGAGTACTGCTGCGCAATGTTACTTCCCCGCAGGTTCAGGAAATCCTTACACTGACCGGGTATGCCCGCGTGCTGAAAAACGGCTGA
- a CDS encoding P1 family peptidase yields the protein MREIPITEISGIRIGQAENTEAGTGCTVFIAEDGMRAGLDVRGGGPASRESQLLNPLMSAQTIHAIVVAGGSAYGLGTANGVMEYLEERGYGYDVGVTKVPLVVQSDIFDLTVGDPHVRPDRDMGYEAARTAMEAPNYRDGNYGAGCGATVGKCLGMDYCMKSGIGSYAVQIGDLKIGAVVVVNALGDVFDWKNGQQIAGLLTEDKQGLRSTVEQMKASTEVVDNKFTGNTTIAVIITNAKFDKAQLCKIAGMGHDGYARSINPVHTSADGDSIYAVSVGEVEADQDLTGTLSAEVVSEAIIRAIRNAESAYGYPSASELGLAE from the coding sequence ATGCGGGAAATACCGATCACAGAGATCAGCGGCATTCGCATTGGGCAGGCAGAAAACACGGAAGCGGGAACAGGCTGTACTGTATTCATTGCGGAAGACGGAATGCGGGCCGGGCTTGACGTACGCGGAGGCGGACCCGCTTCAAGAGAAAGCCAGCTGCTGAACCCGCTGATGTCTGCCCAGACCATCCACGCGATCGTGGTTGCCGGAGGCAGTGCCTATGGACTGGGCACAGCAAACGGGGTGATGGAATACCTGGAGGAACGCGGGTATGGATATGATGTCGGCGTGACGAAGGTTCCGCTGGTGGTACAGTCGGACATCTTTGACCTGACGGTTGGCGACCCGCACGTCCGTCCGGATCGAGATATGGGTTATGAAGCGGCAAGAACAGCCATGGAGGCGCCCAATTACAGGGACGGCAACTACGGGGCCGGGTGCGGCGCAACGGTCGGTAAATGCCTGGGAATGGATTACTGCATGAAATCCGGCATTGGCAGCTACGCTGTTCAGATCGGGGACCTGAAGATTGGTGCTGTCGTTGTTGTGAATGCATTAGGAGACGTTTTTGACTGGAAGAACGGACAGCAGATAGCAGGACTTCTGACAGAGGACAAGCAGGGACTGCGCAGCACGGTTGAGCAGATGAAAGCCAGTACGGAAGTCGTTGATAATAAGTTCACGGGCAATACGACGATCGCGGTCATCATAACGAACGCCAAATTTGATAAGGCCCAGTTATGCAAGATCGCCGGAATGGGACATGACGGGTATGCGAGATCCATAAACCCTGTCCATACTTCAGCGGATGGAGACAGCATATATGCCGTTTCCGTCGGTGAGGTGGAGGCTGACCAGGACCTGACAGGAACGCTGTCGGCGGAGGTTGTCAGCGAAGCGATCATCCGGGCGATCAGAAACGCGGAAAGCGCGTACGGCTATCCTTCCGCATCTGAACTGGGCCTGGCAGAGTAA
- a CDS encoding zinc-ribbon domain-containing protein, with translation MNSIKKVISLISALILILGCTCAFAEGDEWSCPDCGAANKTNFCTKCGAKKPEEIICPDCGTKYPADSDAVFCGNCGAKLKQYAAAAIKYEGEGFTTPEEALTCYMEGLKNLNFEQMLSAFAWETQLEHYDLKAYFERVGVYQLTMRPRMPFANDFMFSANVNVMRSNQADLIYRSIEAYILGDDAPTKTRQGTITFQKDSNDVEVFLNKFENGRLEKLTQMTNIRFLSPDAITDNMFSSGKNPENFIKQNACYGADETVNLVGMADVGDETLYCCPTICRYGDKWYLVSVSSFTNMLIGVSNQYLAFVCGTGSLFDMIK, from the coding sequence ATGAACAGTATCAAAAAGGTCATTTCACTCATTTCAGCACTGATTCTGATTCTTGGATGCACCTGCGCGTTTGCGGAAGGTGACGAATGGAGCTGTCCTGATTGCGGTGCGGCTAACAAAACCAACTTCTGTACAAAATGCGGTGCGAAAAAACCGGAAGAAATCATCTGCCCCGATTGCGGCACAAAGTATCCGGCTGATTCCGATGCGGTATTTTGCGGGAACTGCGGCGCCAAACTGAAGCAGTATGCCGCAGCCGCAATCAAATACGAGGGAGAAGGTTTCACCACCCCCGAAGAAGCACTGACCTGCTATATGGAAGGCCTTAAGAATCTGAACTTTGAGCAGATGCTGAGTGCCTTTGCGTGGGAAACACAGCTGGAGCATTATGATCTCAAGGCATACTTTGAGCGTGTCGGAGTATATCAGCTCACGATGCGACCCAGAATGCCTTTTGCAAATGATTTTATGTTTTCTGCCAATGTAAACGTTATGAGATCCAATCAGGCTGATTTGATTTATCGTTCCATCGAAGCGTATATCCTTGGTGATGATGCTCCGACGAAAACAAGACAGGGAACGATTACTTTTCAGAAGGATTCCAACGATGTTGAAGTTTTCCTGAACAAATTCGAGAACGGCAGACTGGAAAAACTGACGCAGATGACAAACATCAGATTCCTTTCACCGGATGCAATCACAGACAACATGTTTTCATCCGGGAAAAACCCGGAGAACTTCATCAAACAGAATGCCTGCTATGGCGCAGATGAAACGGTTAACCTTGTCGGGATGGCGGATGTGGGGGATGAAACCCTGTATTGCTGCCCGACGATATGCCGCTATGGCGATAAATGGTATCTCGTTTCTGTAAGCAGCTTTACGAACATGCTGATTGGTGTAAGTAATCAGTATCTGGCTTTTGTCTGCGGAACAGGTTCATTATTCGATATGATTAAGTAA